A window of the Sphaerobacter thermophilus DSM 20745 genome harbors these coding sequences:
- a CDS encoding response regulator, protein MKPIRLIIADDHPVVRTGIIGMLAEHEEFTVLAEAATGAEAVALARRLRPDVVLMDLRMPEMDGAAAVAQIRAEMPDVHVLVLTTYDSDEDILHAVEAGATGYLLKDTTREDLFRAIRAAAAGQPLLAPSVAARLMARLNQPRQEPLTPREIDVLRLVAQGASNKEIAARLSISQATVKSHLIHIFDKLDVDDRTAAVTVALERGIIRLER, encoded by the coding sequence GTGAAGCCGATCCGTCTGATCATCGCGGACGACCACCCGGTCGTCCGCACCGGCATAATCGGGATGCTGGCGGAGCACGAGGAATTCACCGTCCTCGCCGAAGCGGCAACCGGCGCTGAGGCTGTCGCCCTCGCGCGCCGGCTGCGGCCCGACGTCGTGCTGATGGATCTGCGCATGCCGGAGATGGACGGCGCGGCTGCGGTGGCACAGATCCGCGCGGAGATGCCGGACGTTCATGTCCTGGTCTTGACGACGTACGACAGCGACGAAGACATCCTCCACGCGGTCGAAGCCGGAGCCACCGGCTACCTGCTGAAGGACACCACGCGCGAGGACCTCTTCCGCGCCATCCGCGCCGCGGCGGCGGGCCAGCCGCTCCTCGCCCCGTCTGTCGCCGCCCGCCTCATGGCACGACTGAACCAGCCACGGCAGGAGCCGCTCACTCCGCGTGAGATCGATGTCCTGCGCCTGGTCGCGCAGGGTGCATCGAACAAGGAGATCGCGGCGCGCCTCTCCATTAGCCAGGCCACGGTGAAGTCGCACCTAATCCACATCTTCGACAAGCTCGACGTCGACGACCGCACTGCCGCCGTCACCGTCGCTCTCGAGCGCGGCATCATCCGCCTGGAGCGGTAG